The following are encoded in a window of Paraburkholderia hospita genomic DNA:
- a CDS encoding DUF1488 family protein: MTSTLAGCKVAVLAVDGFEQAELIEPRRALTEAGATVHVISARAGKVQGYRHVDKGDRVDVDAVFDPRAPDHSSPSRDGTSTRQCAQGFVMNGKVFMPRAAYEDSLMHITFTDDAPVFDGSSLTVRFNACVDGEPVACAISAEALEDHFGADSPLEDTLIGAYERGRARIRSVCAEALDQNAGKSVILHSGLFRVEGMESDRRLKT, from the coding sequence GAACAGGCCGAACTGATCGAACCGCGCCGCGCGCTCACGGAAGCAGGCGCGACCGTACACGTAATTTCTGCCAGGGCCGGAAAGGTCCAGGGATACAGGCATGTGGACAAGGGCGATCGCGTCGACGTCGATGCGGTGTTCGACCCGCGCGCACCCGACCATTCGTCACCATCTCGCGATGGCACATCAACTCGCCAATGCGCGCAAGGCTTCGTCATGAACGGGAAGGTGTTCATGCCGCGTGCGGCGTACGAGGACTCTCTCATGCACATCACATTCACCGATGATGCTCCCGTGTTCGATGGGTCGAGCCTGACTGTGCGCTTCAACGCGTGCGTCGATGGTGAGCCTGTCGCCTGCGCGATTTCGGCGGAGGCGCTCGAAGACCATTTCGGCGCGGACTCGCCACTCGAAGACACACTGATCGGCGCGTACGAGCGTGGCCGCGCGCGTATCCGATCCGTATGCGCGGAAGCGCTCGATCAGAACGCTGGCAAAAGCGTCATTCTGCACAGCGGCCTGTTCCGTGTCGAAGGGATGGAGTCGGACCGGCGATTGAAGACATAA
- a CDS encoding ferritin-like domain-containing protein yields the protein MTTNVIAVLNGLIETSKDGERGFMKTAEDANHTSVKDALLESADRCTQGARELQDLVLKLGGKPEVGGSVAGALHRGWLDVKSAVGSRADHAILADCEKGEDAAKKRFHEALGKDLPADVRAVVERLYHGVLQNHERIRAMRDQYAAMKA from the coding sequence ATGACGACGAATGTCATTGCCGTGCTGAACGGTCTGATCGAGACGTCGAAGGACGGCGAGCGCGGCTTCATGAAAACCGCCGAGGACGCGAATCACACGAGCGTCAAGGACGCGTTGCTCGAAAGCGCGGACCGTTGCACGCAAGGCGCGCGTGAACTGCAGGATCTCGTGTTGAAACTGGGCGGCAAACCGGAGGTCGGTGGCAGCGTCGCTGGCGCATTGCATCGCGGATGGCTCGATGTGAAGTCGGCCGTGGGCAGCCGCGCGGATCACGCGATTCTCGCCGATTGCGAAAAGGGCGAGGACGCCGCGAAGAAGCGCTTTCACGAAGCGCTCGGAAAAGACCTGCCAGCAGACGTGCGCGCAGTGGTCGAGCGGTTATATCACGGTGTGCTGCAAAACCATGAACGTATTCGCGCGATGCGGGATCAGTACGCAGCGATGAAAGCCTGA
- a CDS encoding BON domain-containing protein, producing the protein MKTIQFLKAAGSIACVAFALNATAQTTASAPPATSESVGQHIDDGTVTTKVKAELLGAKNVKSTHIHVKTRKGIVWLSGSVPSADDKTAAQDVVQNVSGVKGVKNHLKIAAD; encoded by the coding sequence ATGAAAACCATCCAGTTCCTCAAGGCCGCAGGCAGCATCGCATGTGTTGCATTCGCACTGAACGCTACGGCGCAAACGACGGCCTCCGCGCCGCCCGCCACTTCCGAGAGCGTTGGCCAGCATATCGACGACGGCACGGTGACCACCAAGGTCAAGGCCGAGCTGCTCGGCGCGAAGAACGTGAAGTCCACGCACATTCACGTGAAGACCCGCAAGGGCATCGTCTGGTTGTCGGGCTCGGTGCCATCGGCTGACGACAAGACTGCTGCGCAGGATGTCGTGCAAAACGTGTCCGGCGTGAAGGGTGTGAAGAACCATCTGAAGATCGCAGCCGACTAA
- a CDS encoding RNA polymerase factor sigma-54, with the protein MPPTIELRAKQTFALTPRLQQSVRLLQLSSLEFQQELRNALDTNPFLEYDPSVSEDLSAGKTAESNGADGETLPANERDNAMEGTSAEPATESVASSSDDGGDYSSGDYSSGDYSGDAYGRGPSRYNGDSDAADPTEWARVQPTLHEQLHDTLRLYRLEDRDREVARLIIEALDDDGYLRQDLADLTDVFDIEPALTEDDLLVALRLVQTLDRPGLAARSLSECLALQIDALPADTPGRDVAKQVVEHHLDRLARREHAELQKQIGCDAEELRVACALVRKLDPKPGNSYGRADDNYIVPDVIVRSVRNKWVVTVNPAVLPRARIHRMYAELFAQSAGASRSPLAQQLQEARWLIRNAQQRFETIQRVAECIVAHQKPFFQYGEIALKPLVLRDVAEELGLHESTISRATGNKYMATPRGIFEFKHFFPRELGTESGGTCSAAAVRALLKEMIAAENARDPLSDVALAKMLADQGVLVARRTVAKYRHLMKVPPAELRRQV; encoded by the coding sequence ATGCCGCCTACAATCGAACTACGCGCGAAGCAAACTTTTGCGCTCACACCGCGTCTGCAGCAGTCCGTGCGTCTGCTTCAACTGTCGTCGCTGGAATTCCAGCAGGAACTGCGCAACGCGCTCGACACCAATCCCTTCCTCGAATACGACCCGTCTGTTTCGGAAGATCTGTCGGCAGGCAAGACGGCCGAGAGCAACGGCGCCGACGGCGAAACACTGCCTGCCAACGAACGCGACAACGCGATGGAAGGCACGTCGGCGGAGCCGGCTACAGAAAGCGTTGCGTCCTCGTCGGATGACGGCGGAGATTATTCAAGCGGCGACTATTCAAGCGGTGACTATTCAGGCGACGCCTACGGCCGTGGCCCGTCGCGCTACAACGGCGATTCGGATGCCGCCGACCCGACCGAATGGGCGCGCGTGCAACCGACGCTGCACGAGCAGTTGCACGACACGTTGCGTCTCTATCGGCTCGAGGACCGCGACCGCGAAGTGGCGCGCCTGATCATCGAAGCACTCGATGACGACGGCTACCTGCGCCAGGACCTCGCCGATCTCACGGACGTATTCGACATCGAACCCGCGTTGACGGAAGACGATTTGCTGGTCGCGCTGCGGCTCGTGCAAACGCTCGACCGTCCGGGACTCGCGGCGCGGTCGCTGTCGGAGTGTCTCGCGCTGCAGATCGATGCGTTGCCCGCCGATACGCCGGGCCGCGACGTGGCGAAGCAGGTGGTCGAGCATCATCTCGACCGTCTCGCGCGCCGCGAGCACGCCGAGTTGCAAAAGCAGATCGGCTGCGATGCCGAGGAATTGCGCGTGGCGTGCGCGCTCGTGCGCAAGCTGGATCCGAAGCCGGGCAATTCATATGGCCGCGCCGATGACAATTACATCGTGCCGGATGTGATCGTGCGCAGTGTGCGCAACAAGTGGGTCGTGACCGTGAATCCCGCCGTGCTGCCGCGCGCGCGCATTCACCGTATGTACGCGGAACTGTTCGCGCAGTCGGCAGGCGCGAGCCGCTCGCCGCTCGCGCAGCAACTGCAGGAAGCGCGCTGGCTGATCCGCAACGCGCAGCAGCGCTTCGAAACGATTCAGCGCGTAGCCGAGTGCATCGTTGCGCATCAGAAGCCGTTCTTCCAGTACGGCGAGATTGCATTGAAGCCGCTCGTATTGCGCGACGTGGCCGAAGAACTCGGCCTGCACGAATCGACGATTTCGCGCGCGACGGGCAACAAGTACATGGCGACGCCGCGAGGCATCTTCGAGTTCAAGCATTTCTTCCCGCGCGAGCTGGGTACGGAGAGCGGCGGCACGTGTTCGGCAGCGGCGGTGCGTGCGCTGCTAAAGGAGATGATCGCCGCGGAAAACGCGCGTGATCCGCTGTCCGACGTGGCGCTAGCGAAGATGCTCGCCGATCAGGGCGTGCTCGTCGCGCGACGTACGGTGGCGAAGTACCGCCATCTGATGAAGGTGCCACCTGCGGAGTTGCGTCGACAGGTTTGA
- a CDS encoding TIGR03118 family protein → MKSLFEVFGIAACGAALATLVSCGGGSGSNNMSTPAVSSFTAAALVSDGAVSAPHTDPNLKNPWGVAFNPKGFVWVADNATNLATLYDGNGVPQSLVVTIPAGTNGDAAPTGIVFNGTQSFTVTQNGKSGLAAFIFVGEGGTITAWAPAVGPTNAFKMYDDAAGGAVYKGLALAANNGSNFLYATDFHNNKIDVFDTNFTKVTMPGGFKDSAIPAGFAPFGIQLIGSNLFVTYAMQDTAKHDNVAGAGLGMVDVFDTAGNLKQHFATGAPLNAPWGIAQAPSNFGTFSGAILIGNFGDGTINAFDVSSGKSMGPLKSSNGGTIIEPGLWGIAFGNNLSNQPSNTLFFTAGPNDEADGVYGRIDLNPASSSGTGNSSGSGTGTSSSGGVGIGM, encoded by the coding sequence ATGAAGTCTCTATTCGAGGTGTTCGGCATCGCAGCCTGTGGCGCGGCTTTAGCGACGCTCGTTTCATGCGGCGGCGGTTCCGGGTCGAACAATATGAGCACGCCTGCGGTGTCGTCGTTCACCGCGGCGGCTCTCGTCTCCGATGGCGCCGTGTCCGCGCCCCACACCGATCCGAACCTCAAAAACCCCTGGGGCGTTGCATTCAATCCGAAAGGCTTCGTCTGGGTCGCCGACAACGCCACCAACCTCGCAACGCTCTATGACGGCAATGGCGTGCCGCAATCGCTCGTCGTCACGATACCGGCCGGCACCAACGGCGACGCAGCACCCACGGGCATCGTGTTCAACGGCACACAGAGCTTCACCGTCACGCAGAACGGCAAATCAGGCCTCGCGGCCTTCATCTTCGTGGGCGAAGGCGGCACGATCACGGCGTGGGCGCCCGCTGTCGGCCCGACCAATGCCTTCAAGATGTACGACGATGCCGCAGGCGGCGCCGTGTACAAAGGGCTCGCGCTCGCGGCGAACAATGGCAGCAACTTCCTCTATGCGACGGACTTTCATAACAACAAGATCGACGTGTTCGATACGAACTTCACGAAGGTGACGATGCCCGGCGGCTTCAAGGACAGCGCCATTCCAGCCGGTTTTGCACCGTTCGGTATCCAGTTGATCGGCTCGAACCTGTTCGTCACCTACGCGATGCAGGACACGGCCAAACATGACAACGTGGCGGGCGCGGGCCTCGGCATGGTCGATGTATTCGACACGGCGGGCAATCTCAAGCAGCACTTCGCGACGGGCGCACCGTTGAACGCGCCGTGGGGTATCGCGCAGGCACCGAGCAATTTCGGCACGTTCAGCGGCGCGATTCTGATCGGCAATTTCGGCGACGGCACGATCAACGCGTTCGATGTGTCGAGCGGCAAGTCGATGGGACCGCTGAAGTCGTCGAATGGCGGAACGATCATCGAACCAGGCTTGTGGGGCATTGCATTCGGCAACAACCTGAGCAACCAGCCTTCGAACACACTGTTCTTCACAGCCGGGCCGAATGACGAAGCGGACGGCGTCTATGGAAGAATCGATCTGAATCCGGCTTCCAGTTCGGGCACGGGCAACAGTTCGGGCTCCGGCACGGGCACAAGTTCGAGCGGCGGTGTGGGCATCGGCATGTAG
- a CDS encoding PAAR domain-containing protein — protein sequence MTSIACVGDANTHGGFIITGSSTMLVLGRQVARQFDLISCPMHGVNEIIEGSDMVLDNGRMVALDGHRCACGCALIAGGSFASVR from the coding sequence ATGACATCTATTGCTTGCGTCGGCGACGCGAACACGCATGGCGGATTCATTATCACCGGCTCCAGCACGATGCTCGTGCTGGGGCGTCAGGTGGCACGGCAGTTCGATCTGATTTCGTGTCCCATGCACGGAGTCAACGAGATCATCGAAGGTTCCGACATGGTGCTGGACAACGGCAGGATGGTTGCGCTCGATGGACATCGATGTGCCTGCGGTTGTGCGTTGATTGCAGGCGGATCGTTCGCGTCTGTCCGATAG
- a CDS encoding type VI secretion system Vgr family protein, translating into MKRGMIEAGSGTVGEMLNRNSETGRQTYFLDVPGTASASQLSVVSFEATEKLGEPWRVTIRLTHPEGLPRADYLGKDAVFSIVPLDGDRRAFSGWLTRFTKLKTTHDFSSYEMVVEAHFAKLARVRASRIFQHQSAPEIIESILREHGFKGHQFSFTLRRQYPQHAFRFAYQIDDLSYVQMLMQKEGIFCQINEGEHGDVLNFCDDVDHYIYTPALHVPYRETSGLEAGIEAVFSLRTAARTIAQSVTVADYNPDQAFERFKAEANVSRDDKTTYGPQYIWGTHHQNGNGAQWEAQLRHEVEVAWQVLYEGESNVVGLRPARVLHTDEVLPDAPNGQVIIAVSHRGSRDEAYTNRYEAIPADRRFRLKCDEAGWPKITGTLSARVTSPGQYKYAYLTQQGYYVVRFDLDFSTWSPGGESVPLRLAKPFAGALQTGFHFPLIDGTEVAVAFHDGNPDRPYIAHAMHNSQSTDHVTSDDRWLSRNVIRTQSNNKLRMEDWQGQEGVKLATEYGKTQLNMGFLVDRNRQQRGDGYELRTDDWGVLRAGKGIFISADAQSKAEGQALDMQQAQQQLSTAHARMRSLSESVTQAKAVVAACEEQQNLLDRQIRNLQQAVILASAPHGMAFTSGEHMQIAAGGHLFTTAGGNADAAVGGNYTVAAGNAVSLYANAQGMKLFSGKGKVEMQSQSDALELTALKGVSISSTQDTVTLNASKSLILMCGGAYIKLEGSQVEIGSAGEIALKGPLRIGGSATQHAALPVLPTQQDTGMQLWHTYPNGDPVKNAKYKIVFPDGSSRAGRLDANGKATVADVPRGGGRVQYFEEDGSFESQSRRFADPDGRPQTTTSGDTPALPSMTSQALSAAPALVGAAAGGGIDGAIKHGRGAGADALAQVAGTAMHSAGVPADVAGPIVSAAATAAMGGSAAASQAAIGALAAQAGHAVGQPSSGFGEIHSQSPVSLARTMR; encoded by the coding sequence ATGAAACGTGGAATGATCGAAGCGGGCAGTGGCACGGTTGGCGAAATGCTGAACCGCAACTCAGAGACGGGACGTCAGACTTACTTTCTCGATGTGCCCGGGACGGCAAGCGCATCGCAACTATCGGTCGTATCGTTCGAAGCCACGGAAAAGCTTGGCGAACCGTGGCGCGTCACGATCAGGCTCACGCATCCCGAGGGCCTGCCGCGCGCCGACTATCTTGGCAAGGATGCCGTATTCTCGATCGTTCCCTTGGATGGGGACCGTAGGGCGTTTTCGGGGTGGCTCACGCGTTTCACGAAACTGAAGACGACGCACGATTTCAGCAGCTATGAGATGGTCGTCGAAGCGCATTTTGCAAAGCTCGCGCGGGTCCGTGCGAGCCGGATCTTCCAGCATCAAAGCGCGCCGGAGATCATTGAATCGATCTTGCGCGAGCATGGCTTCAAGGGCCACCAGTTCAGTTTCACCTTGCGCCGGCAATACCCGCAGCACGCATTCCGCTTTGCTTACCAGATAGACGACCTCTCGTACGTCCAGATGCTGATGCAGAAGGAAGGCATTTTCTGCCAGATCAACGAGGGTGAGCACGGCGACGTGCTGAATTTTTGCGACGACGTCGACCACTATATCTACACGCCTGCGCTGCACGTGCCATACCGGGAGACATCGGGCCTGGAGGCGGGCATCGAGGCCGTGTTCTCGCTCAGGACGGCGGCCCGCACGATCGCGCAATCGGTCACGGTAGCTGACTACAATCCCGATCAGGCATTCGAGCGATTCAAGGCCGAAGCCAACGTGTCGCGCGATGACAAGACGACATACGGCCCGCAGTACATCTGGGGTACGCATCATCAGAACGGGAACGGCGCGCAGTGGGAAGCGCAACTGCGCCACGAGGTCGAAGTTGCGTGGCAGGTTCTCTATGAAGGCGAGAGCAACGTCGTCGGACTACGGCCGGCGCGCGTGCTGCACACGGATGAGGTCTTGCCGGATGCGCCTAACGGGCAGGTCATTATCGCCGTTTCACACCGTGGCTCGCGTGATGAGGCGTACACCAACAGGTATGAGGCGATTCCAGCCGATCGGCGTTTCCGGTTGAAATGCGATGAAGCCGGATGGCCGAAGATCACCGGCACGCTGAGCGCGCGCGTGACGTCGCCGGGGCAATACAAATACGCGTATCTCACCCAGCAAGGGTATTACGTCGTCCGTTTCGATCTGGATTTCTCGACCTGGAGTCCGGGCGGAGAGAGCGTGCCATTGCGCCTTGCCAAACCTTTCGCCGGGGCGCTGCAGACGGGTTTTCACTTTCCGCTCATCGACGGCACCGAGGTAGCGGTTGCCTTTCATGATGGCAATCCTGATCGGCCCTATATAGCGCACGCGATGCACAACAGCCAGTCGACCGACCACGTGACGAGCGACGACAGATGGCTCTCGCGCAATGTTATCCGCACACAGAGCAACAACAAGCTGCGCATGGAGGACTGGCAAGGCCAGGAGGGCGTCAAGCTTGCCACCGAGTACGGCAAGACGCAGTTGAACATGGGGTTTCTCGTCGATCGCAACAGGCAACAGCGCGGCGACGGATATGAATTGCGCACGGACGATTGGGGCGTATTACGCGCCGGTAAAGGCATCTTCATCAGCGCGGACGCCCAGAGCAAGGCAGAGGGACAGGCGCTCGACATGCAGCAGGCCCAGCAGCAACTGTCGACGGCCCATGCCCGGATGCGAAGCCTTTCGGAGTCCGTGACCCAGGCAAAGGCGGTCGTTGCGGCATGTGAGGAACAACAGAACTTGCTCGATCGTCAGATCAGGAACCTCCAGCAGGCCGTCATTCTCGCTTCCGCCCCGCACGGCATGGCGTTCACGAGCGGCGAACACATGCAGATCGCGGCGGGAGGCCATCTGTTCACGACGGCGGGCGGGAATGCAGATGCGGCTGTTGGCGGCAACTACACGGTCGCGGCCGGCAATGCGGTGTCGCTGTACGCGAACGCGCAGGGAATGAAGCTTTTTTCGGGTAAAGGCAAGGTCGAGATGCAGTCCCAGTCCGACGCGCTAGAACTCACGGCACTAAAAGGCGTTTCCATATCCAGCACGCAAGATACGGTCACGTTGAACGCGAGCAAGTCGCTGATATTGATGTGTGGTGGCGCGTATATCAAGCTCGAGGGTTCACAGGTCGAGATTGGCAGTGCGGGAGAGATCGCTTTGAAGGGGCCGTTGCGCATCGGCGGCTCGGCCACGCAACACGCTGCATTGCCTGTTTTGCCGACGCAGCAGGACACAGGCATGCAGTTGTGGCACACGTATCCCAATGGCGACCCGGTAAAGAACGCGAAATACAAGATTGTCTTTCCGGACGGAAGCTCCCGGGCAGGTCGTCTCGATGCCAATGGCAAGGCGACAGTTGCAGACGTCCCGCGAGGTGGCGGTCGCGTGCAGTACTTCGAAGAGGACGGTTCGTTCGAGTCGCAAAGCCGCAGATTCGCGGACCCCGACGGGCGTCCGCAGACCACGACCAGCGGGGACACACCTGCGCTGCCGAGCATGACGTCTCAAGCCCTTTCTGCGGCGCCTGCCCTGGTCGGGGCGGCGGCCGGCGGCGGCATCGATGGTGCGATCAAGCACGGTCGAGGCGCTGGCGCCGATGCACTCGCGCAGGTTGCGGGCACGGCGATGCATTCAGCCGGCGTGCCGGCCGATGTCGCGGGCCCAATTGTGTCGGCCGCCGCGACGGCAGCGATGGGAGGCAGCGCTGCTGCGAGCCAGGCCGCGATCGGCGCGCTTGCTGCTCAAGCGGGCCACGCGGTCGGCCAGCCGTCATCCGGTTTTGGAGAAATCCATAGCCAATCGCCGGTTTCGCTCGCAAGAACAATGCGCTAG
- a CDS encoding DUF6531 domain-containing protein → MISQVPAAAVAAQPELKRVAVESVKDHAQQIFIQCLYMVPLVGNAMSLADVGTDLYRLFRNEPDPASGKKYAENVLHWGVLAIDAIGVIPGAGNASRPARAVVKDVLLAFASGGLGVAVDMLWAAAGGDAQDFMLTLDKHLESWKNEIINGLRTISRSFARFIEDPTSVEDQMERVGKKDGFFSWVPSQEHIALVALDQLLSHTGLKSKILAWLAEFDRNTPAMIGQAIGTVGEAGSLACMAWQIAQAIGHRGKLSEPQASLPHGEGVHPPAGHKGGANPEPHQPAPSHEAQVSTGARTEPDQKPGTHEQRTQQGAEASRTPAKNGCGCPPVKGGGSINYAMGDENLEQTDFALDGVVPIVWTRLYRSSLVAYDGSALGARWSSPYHLSLTGQDDVLTYFDADGRAVALPRVAIGEALDVPREQMTVSRPDARRVQLRFLDGSREDYELHATPAARRYVLTARTGRDGLGVTLAYNAAGELAGLSDGHGLAVALDYTDGRVTAIRRLDAAGGTLDVLARYEYSREGDLIAHTDVLGHRRSYAYEQHLLTHYTDFNGFATCLEWDWPARRAGAPAPADAKCVHEWRCNDRYPDERYVELFFEYHREHWYTKVTDADGHATIHRYDYHNQIVRVEQPDGSRDTYTWDDRGQLIAMQNGAGQIERFAYDEAGRIAAVTDALGNTTRTEYNATGLPVQVTNAAGDVTHTAYDALGRPASVTNAAGATSYRWSDSGRLIALTDPKGGTREFAYDGAGRLVSARDCSGYETRYQYDARGYLLARTDALGQVTSYRHDARGQLLQVTRADGIGERLAYDAEGNLTTYTDGAGQVTRYSYNGNHQPYSRTDAAGRMLAYNYDRQWRLTQLRNENGETMRFRYDALGRLVEETGFDDSVTQYGYDAAGRLAQSRQGDAWTVYTRDALGRLTQRDMRGPNGAVSERFFHDLRGRLTTAQTEDSTVRLHYDDAGHLVAEEQHVSLALGESYVTVSRHEYDALGNRIRTTLPNTRTVDWLRYGSGHVHGVLLDGQPLLDFERDRLHRETGRVHAGASASSANTIPPGV, encoded by the coding sequence TTGATAAGCCAGGTCCCGGCCGCAGCCGTCGCGGCACAGCCCGAGCTCAAGCGGGTCGCCGTCGAATCGGTGAAGGATCACGCGCAGCAGATTTTTATCCAGTGTCTGTATATGGTCCCGCTGGTGGGCAACGCGATGTCGCTCGCGGATGTGGGGACGGACCTGTACCGGCTATTCAGGAATGAGCCTGACCCCGCAAGCGGCAAGAAATACGCGGAGAACGTGCTGCACTGGGGCGTGCTCGCCATCGACGCAATCGGTGTCATTCCCGGCGCGGGCAATGCGAGCCGCCCGGCGCGCGCGGTGGTCAAGGATGTGCTGCTGGCATTTGCGTCGGGTGGGCTGGGCGTCGCGGTGGACATGCTGTGGGCGGCGGCGGGAGGCGATGCCCAGGATTTCATGTTGACGCTCGATAAGCATCTGGAGAGCTGGAAGAATGAAATCATCAATGGCCTGCGCACCATCAGCCGCAGCTTCGCGCGGTTCATCGAGGACCCGACCTCGGTGGAGGATCAGATGGAGCGCGTCGGGAAGAAGGATGGATTCTTCTCGTGGGTGCCCTCGCAGGAACATATCGCGCTGGTGGCGCTCGATCAGTTGCTCAGTCATACGGGCCTGAAATCGAAGATCCTGGCGTGGCTTGCCGAATTCGACCGCAACACGCCGGCGATGATCGGCCAGGCGATCGGCACGGTCGGGGAGGCCGGATCGCTGGCGTGCATGGCATGGCAGATCGCTCAGGCAATCGGCCACCGAGGCAAGCTGTCCGAGCCGCAGGCGTCGTTGCCGCATGGTGAAGGCGTGCACCCTCCCGCCGGGCACAAGGGCGGCGCAAACCCTGAGCCGCATCAGCCCGCGCCGTCGCACGAAGCGCAGGTGTCGACGGGCGCGCGAACGGAACCCGACCAGAAGCCCGGAACCCACGAGCAGCGCACGCAGCAGGGCGCCGAAGCCAGCCGGACGCCGGCGAAGAACGGCTGCGGCTGCCCGCCCGTGAAAGGCGGCGGCTCGATCAACTACGCGATGGGCGACGAGAACCTCGAGCAGACCGACTTCGCGCTCGATGGTGTAGTGCCCATTGTGTGGACGCGGCTCTATCGTTCGAGCCTCGTCGCGTACGACGGCAGCGCGCTGGGCGCGCGCTGGAGCAGCCCATATCACCTGTCGCTGACCGGGCAGGACGACGTACTGACTTATTTCGACGCCGATGGCCGCGCGGTCGCACTGCCGCGCGTGGCAATCGGCGAGGCGCTCGACGTGCCGCGCGAGCAGATGACGGTCAGCCGCCCGGATGCGCGGCGCGTGCAGTTGCGTTTTCTGGATGGCTCGCGTGAAGACTACGAACTGCATGCGACACCCGCCGCGCGCCGCTATGTCCTGACGGCTCGCACGGGACGCGACGGCCTGGGCGTGACGCTCGCCTATAACGCGGCGGGCGAACTGGCTGGCCTGTCGGATGGGCACGGCCTCGCTGTAGCGCTCGATTACACCGACGGACGGGTGACAGCGATCCGGCGTCTGGATGCCGCGGGCGGTACGCTCGATGTGCTCGCGCGCTACGAATACAGTCGCGAAGGCGACCTGATTGCGCACACGGATGTGCTCGGTCATCGCCGGTCCTATGCGTACGAACAGCACCTGCTCACCCACTACACCGATTTCAACGGCTTTGCGACCTGTCTCGAATGGGACTGGCCCGCCCGACGCGCGGGCGCGCCCGCGCCCGCCGATGCGAAGTGCGTTCACGAATGGCGCTGTAACGACCGCTATCCAGACGAGCGCTACGTCGAACTGTTCTTCGAGTACCACCGCGAGCACTGGTACACGAAGGTCACCGATGCCGATGGTCATGCGACGATTCATCGCTATGACTATCACAACCAGATCGTGCGGGTCGAGCAGCCCGACGGATCGCGCGACACCTATACCTGGGACGATCGCGGCCAGCTGATTGCGATGCAAAACGGCGCGGGCCAGATCGAGCGGTTTGCATATGACGAAGCGGGCCGTATCGCCGCCGTCACCGATGCGCTCGGCAATACGACGCGCACGGAATACAACGCGACAGGTCTGCCCGTGCAGGTCACGAACGCGGCAGGCGACGTGACGCACACCGCTTACGATGCGCTGGGCCGTCCCGCATCGGTGACGAACGCCGCGGGAGCGACGAGCTACCGCTGGAGCGACAGCGGGCGGCTGATCGCGCTGACGGACCCGAAGGGCGGCACGCGCGAGTTTGCCTATGACGGCGCAGGGCGTCTCGTGTCGGCGCGGGACTGTTCGGGTTACGAAACGCGCTATCAATACGATGCGCGCGGCTATCTGCTCGCGCGTACGGACGCGCTTGGGCAGGTGACGTCGTATCGTCACGATGCCCGCGGCCAGTTGCTGCAGGTGACGCGTGCGGATGGCATCGGCGAGCGGCTGGCCTACGACGCCGAGGGCAACCTCACGACCTATACGGACGGCGCGGGCCAGGTCACGCGCTATAGCTATAACGGCAATCACCAGCCGTATTCGCGTACCGATGCTGCCGGCCGCATGCTTGCGTACAACTACGATCGTCAATGGCGTCTTACGCAACTGCGCAACGAGAACGGCGAGACGATGCGGTTTCGCTACGATGCGCTCGGGCGGCTGGTCGAGGAGACGGGATTCGACGATAGCGTCACGCAGTACGGGTACGACGCGGCAGGTCGGCTCGCACAGTCGCGTCAGGGCGACGCGTGGACGGTATACACACGCGATGCGCTGGGCAGGTTGACGCAGCGTGATATGCGCGGGCCGAACGGCGCAGTCAGCGAGCGCTTTTTCCATGACCTGCGCGGGCGACTCACCACGGCGCAGACGGAAGACAGCACCGTACGCCTTCACTACGACGACGCGGGCCATCTCGTTGCCGAGGAGCAGCACGTCAGCCTCGCTCTCGGCGAATCGTACGTCACGGTCTCGCGGCATGAGTACGACGCACTGGGCAACCGCATCCGCACGACACTGCCTAACACCCGCACTGTTGACTGGCTTCGCTATGGGTCGGGGCATGTGCATGGCGTGCTGCTCGATGGGCAGCCGCTGCTGGACTTCGAGCGCGACCGGTTGCATCGCGAGACGGGTCGCGTACATGCGGGGGCTTCAGCCAGCAGCGCGAATACGATCCCACCGGGCGTCTGA